In Leisingera sp. NJS204, the DNA window CTGAGCACTATCATGCACCGCGCACTGCCCGATGCACGTGACGGGCTGAAGCCGGTACACCGGCGCATTCTCTATGCGATGAACCGCCTGCGGCTCAGCTCCACTGGCGGCTTTTTGAAGTCCGCCAAGATTTCCGGCGACACCATGGGCGACTTCCACCCGCATGGCGACGCCGCGATCTATGACGCGATGGCGCGTTTGGCGCAGGATTTCAACGTCCGCTACCCGCTGGTCGACGGCCAGGGCAACTTCGGCAACATCGACGGCGACAACCCGGCGGCCTCGCGCTACACCGAGGCACGGATGACCTTCGTGGCCGAGGCGATGCTCGAAGGCCTGAACGAAGATTCGGTGGATTTCCGCGACAACTATGACGGCCGCCTGACGGAACCGGCGGTGCTGCCCGCCACATTCCCGAACATCCTGGCCAATGGCGCGGCCGGCATTGCGGTCGGCATGGCGACCAACATCCCGCCGCACAATATTGCCGAGCTGATCGACGCCTGCCTGCATCTGATCAAAACCCCGGATGCCCGTGACGAAACGCTGCTGAACTATGTGCCCGGTCCGGACTTCCCCACCGGCGGCGTCATTGTCGAACCCAAGGAAAGCATCGCCAAGGCCTACAGCACCGGACGCGGCTCCTTCCGCCTGCGCTGCACCCACGAGGTCGAGGACCTGGGCCGCGGCCAGTGGCAGATCGTCGTCACCGAGATCCCCTATCAGGTCCAGAAATCCAAGCTGATCGAAAAAATCGCCGAGCTGATCCAGACCAAGAAGGTGCCGATTCTCGCCGATGTGCGCGACGAATCAGCGGAAGACATCCGCATCATCCTCGAACCCAAGTCCAAAAACGTGGACCCCGAGGTTCTGATGAACATGATGTTCCGCAACTCGGATCTGGAAACCCGTTTCAGCCTGAACATGAATGTGCTGATCGACGGCGTCACCCCCAAGGTCTGCTCGATGAAAGAGGTGCTGCGTGCCTTCCTCGATCATCGCCGCGACGTGCTGCAGCGCCGCTCGCAGCACCGGATGGAGAAAATCGACCACCGGCTGGAGGTCCTGGAAGGATTCATTATCGCCTTCCTGAACCTTGACCGTGTGATCGACATCATTCGCTATGATGACGACCCCAAGGCCGCCCTGATCCGCGAGGACTGGAGCCGCGACCACCCCCGCGCTTTCACCGAGGCGGACTATGTTACCCCGGCTCAGGGCGTGGGCGAGCTGACTGAGGTCCAGGCCGAGGCCATCCTCAACATGCGCCTGCGGTCATTGCGCAAGCTGGAAGAGATCGAGCTGGTCCGCGAGCGCGACGCGCTGCGTGCGGAACGGGCCGGGCTGGTTGAGCTTCTGGGGTCCGAAGAGCTGCAGTGGAGCCGGATCTCAGAACAGCTGAAGGACACCAAAAAGCAGTTTGGCAAAGACTACGCCGGCGGCGCCCGCCGTACCCGCTTTGCCGAGGCGGGCGAGGTCGAGGACGTGCCGCTGGAGGCGATGATCGACCGCGAGCCGATCACTGTTGTCTGCAGCCAGATGGGCTGGATCCGGGCAATGACCGGCCATATCGACCTCAGCCGCGAATTGAAGTTCAAGGACGGCGATGGTCCGCGCTTTGTCTTCCATGCGGAAACCACCGACCGGCTGTTGGTGTTCGGTTCCAATGGCCGTTTTTACACCCTGTCGGCGGCGAATCTCCCCGGCGGCCGCGGCATGGGCGAACCGCTGCGCCTGATGGTCGACCTGCCCAACGAGGTGGAGATTGTCGACCTGCTGATCCACAATCCCGAAGGCCGGCTGCTTGTTGCATCCGATGCGGGCAACGGCTTTATCTGCGCAGAGAAGGAAATCGTCGCGCAGACCCGCAGCGGCAAGCAGGTGCTGAACGTCAAGGATGACGATCACGCCAAGATCTGTATCCCGGTCGAAGGCGATCACGTCGCCATTGTCTCGGAAAACGGCAAGTTCCTGGTCTTCGCGGTCGAGGAAATGCCGGAGCTCACCCGCGGCAAGGGCGTACGCCTGCAGAAATACAACATGGCCCGCGGCAAGCAGGGTTCGCTGGAACTGGACGGCGGTCTCAGCGACATCACGACCTTCAATTGGGATGATGGGCTCAAATGGGAAATGGGCGGTGGCAAGACCCGCCACGAAACAGATCTTGGCCAGTGGCTGGGCAAGCGGGCCGGCGTTGGCAAACGCCCGCCGCATGGCTTCCCGCGCGACTACAAGTTCAAATAAGGCGGCTGAAACCTGCTGCCTGCCTGTGCCCCCCGCGCCACCCGCGCGGGGGGCAGCTGTTTCCACCTCTTTACCCGCTGTGCCGTGCCCGGCTATCTGGGCGGTGTCGAATTTCCTTGGGGGGCTCCATGATCCGCTTTCTTTCCATTCTGGCCACGCTGGCCTTGCTCGCGTCCTGCGGTGAAACCCGGTTGGACGAAGCGCCCGAGGACCTTGGCGCTTTTCAGGCACGGGTAACGCATGTCTACACCGAAAAAGCGCTGCAATGGCCGTTGTCCCGCAATGCGGAACACAGCGAATGGGATGCGGCGATGAAGAACGCCCTGGAAACCCGCCTGCGCCGCTATCAGGGGGCGCAGGAATATGATGTGGCGGTTACGCTGGAGGGGTTCATGCTGGCACCGCCCGGCGTGCCGGTGCTGTTCTCCCCCAAAAGCGCGGTGGTGGTGAATGTCTTTGTCTATGACGTTGCGGCAAAGAAATTCCTGGCCAAGAAGCACCAGATGGAGATCTTTGAAAGCACTACCGGCGAAAGCGCGTTGCTGGGATCCGGCCATGCCCGCACCAAAGAGCAGCAAATCCAGGGCCTGGCGGTCAATATTGCCGACAAGGTGGAAGAATGGATGGCTAAGCAGCACGAGGACGAGGGATGGTTTGCGCCACGTCCGGCGGCAGGTTCCGGAAGCGGAGCTGCTGCGGATGCCGCCGCGCCTGCGCCAGCCGGCTGAGCCTTGCGATTTCCGCCTCCGTCAAGCAGGAACGGGTTGATTTTTCCGCTCAAACCAAATAATCCGCCCGCGCAGAGGTAACCGGGTCAATGCATGACCCCTGTTTCAAAAGGGCGCCTAAGGAATGGCTAAGGAAAAGTTTGAGCGTACAAAACCGCACGTCAACATCGGCACCATCGGCCACGTTGATCACGGCAAAACCACGCTGACCGCAGCAATCACCAAATACTTCGGTGACTTCAAAGCCTACGACCAGATCGACGGCGCACCGGAAGAAAAAGCCCGCGGCATCACCATCTCGACCGCGCACGTCGAGTATGAGACCGAAGGCCGCCACTACGCCCACGTCGACTGCCCCGGCCACGCTGACTATGTGAAAAACATGATCACCGGCGCGGCGCAGATGGACGGCGCGATCCTGGTTGTGAACGCAGCTGACGGCCCGATGCCGCAGACCCGCGAGCACATCCTGCTGGGCCGCCAGGTCGGCATCCCGCACATGGTCGTGTTCATGAACAAAGTCGACCAGGTCGACGACGAAGAACTGCTTGAACTGGTCGAGATGGAAATCCGCGAGCTGCTGTCGTCCTACGACTACCCGGGCGACGATATCCCGATCATCGCGGGTTCGGCTCTGGCCGCAATGGAAGGCAACAAGCCTGAAATCGGCGAAGAGAAGATCAAAGAGCTGATGGCCGCTGTGGACGAGTACATCCCGACCCCGGCGCGTGCTGTTGACCAGCCGTTCCTGATGCCGGTTGAAGATGTGTTCTCGATCTCGGGCCGCGGCACCGTTGTGACCGGCCGGGTTGAGCGCGGCGTGATCAACGTTGGCGATTCGATTGAAATCGTTGGTATCCGCGACACCAAAACCACCACCTGCACCGGTGTTGAAATGTTCCGCAAGCTGCTGGACCGCGGTGAAGCCGGCGACAACATCGGCGCCCTGCTGCGCGGTATCGACCGTGACGGCGTTGAGCGCGGCCAGGTTCTGTGCGCACCGAAATCGGTGAACCCGCACACCAAGTTCGAAGCCGAAGCCTATATCCTGACCAAGGAAGAAGGCGGCCGTCACACGCCGTTCTTTGCGAACTACCGTCCGCAGTTCTACTTCCGCACCACCGACGTGACCGGCACCGTGACCCTGCCTGAGGGCACCGAGATGGTTATGCCCGGCGACAACCTGAAGTTCGACGTTGAGCTGATCGCGCCGATCGCGATGGAAAACGGCCTGCGCTTCGCCATCCGCGAAGGCGGCCGCACCGTCGGCGCCGGCGTCGTTTCCAAAATTACCGAGTAAGACGGCTTTGCCGTCTGGCGGGCGGCAGGTGGTTTTGCGCAGCAAAATCATTGAGAGCCCGCACCTCTGAGATAATAGAAAGGGCCGCTCGAAAGAGCGGCCCTTTTTCGTTGTGGCATCCGGAAACCAGCGCGGTTTCCGGGCCGGAAGAAACAATTTTCCGGGCCGCCTCTCTTGCAGGGAACGGTGCTCAGGTGGTTCGGGGCTGCGGGCGCTTGCTAATTCGTCCGGCGGCGCTGTCTGCCGCAGCGGTGATGGCCTCCAGAGAGGCTTCCAAGCTTAAGCGCAAACTTTCTGCCTCGGCATCGGTCGGCTTTTTCGGAACTTCATCTGTCCACTCCTGGCACATCAGCACACCCCGCGAAAACGGCAGAGGCAGCATCTGGCGGTCCCAGGTCGGCAGCTCGACTACTTTTTTTCCGGCGAACGCGACCGTGAACACCCGGCAGCCGGTCATCCGGGCCCAGACAACAGGGACGGTTGAGGATATGCGCGCCGGGCCGCGCGGCCCGTCGGCGGCAATCCCGATTGAACAGCCGTCCCTGGTTCGGCGCAACACTTCACGCGAAAGCGCCACATGGCGTTTGTGGCTGGACATCGGAATGGTCTCAAACCCAAGCCTGACCAGAATCTGGCCGGCCAGCCGCCCGGCGCGGGCCGAGGAAGTCAGGGCGCAGATGCGGCCCAGCGATGTGTCAAACAGATAAGGCGCCATAATCAGCCGCTGGTGCCACAGCACAAAGATCACCGGTTCGCCACGGCGCACGCAGGCATCCATTTCTTCGAAACCGCTGCGGCTCCAGCGCGAGGTGCGGAAGGCGAATCGCACATAGGCGGCAAGCAGCCCCTCGACGGCGCGGTTGACGCCGGGGCTGTCGGCGATTTTCTTTCTCAGACTCACGGTAGGCGGCTCGTATTTTCGGGCGTCCCGGCGCAGGGGCGCAGTTATCTGCTCTGTCTAACTGCTTGGCTGCGCCATGGCAAAGCCTGCAGCGGCCAAACCGAAGGCCTGTACGCAGAAAGCCCGTTTTTCCTCTTGCCAGCGCAACACGTCTGCCTTAGGAAATGCCGCACCGCAGGGGTATAGCTCAGTTGGTAGAGCGACGGTCTCCAAAACCGTAGGTCTCGGGTTCGAACCCTGATGCCCCTGCCATTTTAGACAAACAGCTTTTTCCGATTTCGCCGCGACTGGTTTGAGCCAGTTGGGAGTTTTTGTTCCCCGTTCGTCCTCTTCCAGCTTTCTGATGGCCGATTCTGCCAACCGTGTGTTCCGGTTGAGATAGTACGCATCTAGGATCGCGCCGACATCTTTCAGGCTGTGGCAGGTTATGGTCGCAATCTCCGGAACTTCACATCCTGCGACTGCCAAGCGGGTTACCGCTGTGCTGCGCAGATCGTGGAATGTCAGCCCGGACACCTTTGCCTTGATCAACGTCTTGCGCCATGTCGCGCCGAACCCATGGGATGTCCAAGATGTTCCTTTGGATGTTGTCAGGATCGTCACGGCGGCCTTGTTCTTTGCTGCTTGATCCAGAACGGCCTTCAGCGGGCTAGCCACCGGGATGACCACGCGGCGCTTCGTCTTGTTTTGGCGAAGCCGGATGTGAGTACCATCATAGGCACTCCACGTCAGGCACAGCAGATCGCCTTGGCGTTGGCCGGTCCAAGCCGCCAGAATATAGGCAAGGCGGATGCGTTCGGGCGCGATGGCAAACAGGGCCTCTTCGTCAGCCTGTGTCCAAATGCATTCCGCCCGTTCGGACCGGTAGAGCTTGCCGGGGTTTTTCGCACGGGTTGGCATCGGTCAATCCCCGGTCCAAAGCCCACGCGAGAATCGAAGCGAATGTGGCGAACACGTAATCTGCCTGCATCCGGGATTTCACGGCCATCTTGTCCCGCCACTCAAGGAAGGCGGCGCGAGCGCGGCGGTCGGGCAGGGCGGAAATGGGGAAGTCCCCGAATTCTGGTTCGATCTTCCGAATATGTCCGATGTAGTCTTTATTGGTTCTGGCCCCGAGACCTTGCCACTTGAGGGGCTCTTGGTACTTGTTCAGCAGGGCCTGAATGGTGTCAGACTTTGGCTGTGACTTTTGCGCGACGGCTTCGTTGCAGGCGGCTACAAACTCCGCGGATCCGGGTTTTTCGGGCAGTCTGGGGCCGCCCTTCCAAGCATAGTAGTAGGCGACGCGCTGGCCGTCCGCTAGGCGTTTGCCGACCTTGTTAATTCCTTTGAGCTTCACTCTCATTGCGGTTGGCCTTCCATTTATCAAATGGGGAATCCGCTACAGGTTCGGATTCTGATAAAATGCGGATTTTTCCTGCCTCTGTCACAATTTCGACAATGGCATTGGGATCAGCAGCACGCGCTGCTTAAACAAAGCGTGTGATCTGGGCAGAAGTGAACTGCTGGCGTTTCACCATCAGACCCTCCCCTTGTTCCTGCGGTGAGCGGCATATTTCGCCCGCCGCGCGCGCCGGTTTCCGCCGGGCGGCTTTGGCGGCCCCCAGCTGGCAACGGGGATTTCGATCCGGTCGCCAGGATCTGCTGCGTCATGGATGGCGCGCAGGAAGTCTTCGGTTTTTCCCATGGATGATGATTTCAAGAACGTCACCAGCGCACGCGTTCTGGAACCTTTACGTACATGGCATGCCGTCCCATTCCTGTCCGTCCAGCGTCCGGCCTGCCTTCTGCTTTGCGGTGCGCTTCATCAGGCAGACCCGATCGCCGTGAAAGCCGTGGCCGCCGGTTAGGTTCAGGATGCGGAAGCCGGGTTTTGAAAGCGGCGCAGAGTAATTCGTGCGCCAATCCGGGGCGTCGTGGTCACGATCAATTGCAAGCGCCCGTGCCCCCATCGCTTGAAGAAGAACGGAGTGCCGGCCGATTGGCATTGGTCGCGCAGGCTGCGTGCCCAGTCCGGGTGCATTGGCCGGGCCTTGGGGCCGCTTTCGCCGCCGCAGACGACCAGATGCACCCGCCGGGGGCCGGGGCCGCTGGCGGTGCGGCCTGTGAAGGTTTCGAACCCTTCGCCGCGCAGGGCGTCCAGCGCCGTACCGCCACGCTGCGTCAGGTTCATCGGCCCCGGCAGCGGTTCGGGGCTGACAAAACGGACGGCGGCGGGCACGGCCAGCAGCTGCTAGTCCAGCTTGTCGCATTCCCGGATCAGCGCCCAAAGGTCATCACGCCACGCGGCGTCCACGGCATTATCAAAGACATCAGCCAGAGACGCGCAGAAGATCCGCTGACGCCGCCCGTGGCGGGCAAAGAAGGCATCAGCCTGACGCTGCCACGTGCAGGGCTTTTGCCAGTTCTGGGGGCTTGTCCTGCGGCGTGGAGCCTTCGGCCCCTAAAGGGTGCCGCCGGTAAACCGCTGGTCGCGGGCTTCAGCCTAGCAGTGGTCGCATTCAATCGCGACCTGCTGGCACCCTTCCCACGGGTTGAACGTGTGGTCCGTCCATTCGATTTTCGACTGTTCAGCCATTGCAGGTTCCCTTCACGCTTGCGGCCATCGCCGCGTGCACAGCACCCACTTCCGCCCACTCTTCCGGGGGCAGGAATTCGGCGGGGACAATGATTACCTTGACTTCCTGTTCCGTTGCGGTGATCTCGGCATGCTCCGCCGCGCCTCCAAAATCGGTGCACAGCAATCGCGGGATGTTTTCCTGTTCGAAGTCCGCAAGGTCATGGCGAAAAATCATCCAGACACGCGGCATTTTCTTTGCATCGTTGACCCATCCCATGACCTTGAATTTCAGAAATTCACCGATGCGGGCGGCGGAGCTGCAATGTGCCTTGTCACGACCATAGGTAGTGACGTGTTCGCCGTTCGGGTCATCACCGACGCGCCGGGCGATGATAACAACTTGGTCATAGCCGTAAGCCTTGGCAATGCGCTCTGCGGAGCTGACCGGGATGGGGTTCATCGGCTTTGACATGCTGGAACTCCTTTTTTGGTGCCCTTCGCTGGCTCCTGTTTCCAAGGGCCAGAAAGAGACATCAGGCTTCCGGGGTGCCCCGGAAGGTAGGAAGGCCGGTCTCTTTGGTGGCCTCTTCGATGGCTTCCTTGAAGGCGGTTTTAAAGGCTTTTTCCGGGTTGTAGACGGACTAGCAGGAATTTCACGGTGCTGCCTGCCTTGCGGTAGCGGAGGCGCACGGGCATGCGGTATGCCGCTCCACCCATGAAG includes these proteins:
- a CDS encoding lysophospholipid acyltransferase family protein, yielding MSLRKKIADSPGVNRAVEGLLAAYVRFAFRTSRWSRSGFEEMDACVRRGEPVIFVLWHQRLIMAPYLFDTSLGRICALTSSARAGRLAGQILVRLGFETIPMSSHKRHVALSREVLRRTRDGCSIGIAADGPRGPARISSTVPVVWARMTGCRVFTVAFAGKKVVELPTWDRQMLPLPFSRGVLMCQEWTDEVPKKPTDAEAESLRLSLEASLEAITAAADSAAGRISKRPQPRTT
- the tuf gene encoding elongation factor Tu, coding for MAKEKFERTKPHVNIGTIGHVDHGKTTLTAAITKYFGDFKAYDQIDGAPEEKARGITISTAHVEYETEGRHYAHVDCPGHADYVKNMITGAAQMDGAILVVNAADGPMPQTREHILLGRQVGIPHMVVFMNKVDQVDDEELLELVEMEIRELLSSYDYPGDDIPIIAGSALAAMEGNKPEIGEEKIKELMAAVDEYIPTPARAVDQPFLMPVEDVFSISGRGTVVTGRVERGVINVGDSIEIVGIRDTKTTTCTGVEMFRKLLDRGEAGDNIGALLRGIDRDGVERGQVLCAPKSVNPHTKFEAEAYILTKEEGGRHTPFFANYRPQFYFRTTDVTGTVTLPEGTEMVMPGDNLKFDVELIAPIAMENGLRFAIREGGRTVGAGVVSKITE
- a CDS encoding DNA topoisomerase IV subunit A, with protein sequence MTDLVEDPDMPSAPEQGEILEPLRRAIGERYLTYALSTIMHRALPDARDGLKPVHRRILYAMNRLRLSSTGGFLKSAKISGDTMGDFHPHGDAAIYDAMARLAQDFNVRYPLVDGQGNFGNIDGDNPAASRYTEARMTFVAEAMLEGLNEDSVDFRDNYDGRLTEPAVLPATFPNILANGAAGIAVGMATNIPPHNIAELIDACLHLIKTPDARDETLLNYVPGPDFPTGGVIVEPKESIAKAYSTGRGSFRLRCTHEVEDLGRGQWQIVVTEIPYQVQKSKLIEKIAELIQTKKVPILADVRDESAEDIRIILEPKSKNVDPEVLMNMMFRNSDLETRFSLNMNVLIDGVTPKVCSMKEVLRAFLDHRRDVLQRRSQHRMEKIDHRLEVLEGFIIAFLNLDRVIDIIRYDDDPKAALIREDWSRDHPRAFTEADYVTPAQGVGELTEVQAEAILNMRLRSLRKLEEIELVRERDALRAERAGLVELLGSEELQWSRISEQLKDTKKQFGKDYAGGARRTRFAEAGEVEDVPLEAMIDREPITVVCSQMGWIRAMTGHIDLSRELKFKDGDGPRFVFHAETTDRLLVFGSNGRFYTLSAANLPGGRGMGEPLRLMVDLPNEVEIVDLLIHNPEGRLLVASDAGNGFICAEKEIVAQTRSGKQVLNVKDDDHAKICIPVEGDHVAIVSENGKFLVFAVEEMPELTRGKGVRLQKYNMARGKQGSLELDGGLSDITTFNWDDGLKWEMGGGKTRHETDLGQWLGKRAGVGKRPPHGFPRDYKFK